The Plasmodium coatneyi strain Hackeri chromosome 11, complete sequence DNA segment CGCTCAAAATTAATGCTGAGCAACCTGACATTTTTAAGTCGCTCCATATTGATATGACCTTAGAGCGGGACGCGCACCAACAGTTGGGGAGGAACTCCAGCCGGGACAAAACTCATCCCCTTCCAACAACGCAGTCCCTACCCTCAACGGAACCGCTACCAACAACGCAATCGATATCCATGTCGAGTAAGCCCGATGGGGAGACCAGCCAACCACTCCCACTCCCACACACGCAAGAGGAACAACCCAGCCAAAGCACCCTCGAACAGCTAGACAGCTGCGCCGACAAAAATTCGGacaacgaaaatgaaaaccaATCAGACCCCTACAAATACGAAACGATAAATGACCTGTTCGACAAAAATCTAAACCCCCCACCAAAAGGTGAAGAAAGCAGTTACACTCTAAAAAGAATGGATAGCGTCACCAACTGGAACGCCCTGGAAATATTGAAAGCCCTACCAGGCGTTAcggaaaaaaacatgcacCTCATCATAAACAACGTCAAATCATTGCGTGACCTTTGCGAAAAAACGGTCGAGCAGTTGGAAGCCTACATGAGCAAGAGTAACGCCAAAATGCTCTACGAGTTTCTGAACACAGACGCAACGTGAGGTCGCCTTTGCCTTGAATCACGTccgaaaaaatggacatccGACGAGGGGAAACATTAATCCCGATTGTTACTACCTCATTAACGTTAGTTACTCGCCCTCCTGTCACACTTTTTcgtgcacctttttttttgttacctccccctctcctcttttttgtttcccatTTGTTGGGCCCACCGATGGAAACACCTCACCGTCTTTTCCCCTACCATTTGATTTTTCAAACTTCGCATATGAAATGATTCCCCGGGTGTGGCCTCCAACTGGCGTCTTCATCTGCATGGAAGCGTCCAAAATTGGGTAAGCAAACAAACAGGCCTAGCgccttccccctttgttaCTCCCTCTGGATATTCGCTCATAATGGGTCTACatcggcaaaaaaaattacccatGAAGgttccccccattttgtaaaaaatccATCGTGAGGGAGCTATATTTAACTCAGTCTGTGTCGTGCACGCCTTCCCCCCAGTAGCGCACTCAAACCAGGGTACTTCACTTTGAGGggcataaaaaatggggacacACACTTTATCCTGTCGAAGGCAGATCAACAGAACAGAGGAGACACcccttcttctcccccctttttgcacacCCCAAATCTTATTAAATCACATTTTCCTATATTAAAATGGGGCACCTTCTAAATGACGCAGTTCGCCACGTGAAAATACACCAAAGGGGTAActaaacatttttcttttttttgcttctctcACTTTTCGGCAATTACTAcgtaggaagaaaaatctcTTACCCTGATTAAGCAGTATACCGATAGGGCGTGCGCCATGCCTCCCTTCCTACTAAcacattattttcattttttcaaatcgcTAGCTATAATCGTACTGCTCCTCCACCAAGTGTATAATAATGTCGACGTTGGCACAGCGGCAATATTTTAAGGACCAGCCAAATATACGACGTTACATACTGTTGCAGCGGGCCATTTTTTGGCGATTACGtcgtcccttttttaaccccctTCAGAGTGTAACACAATGGGGAAGCCTATTTCTGCTGCTGACGTGATGCATAGTTagagatatttttttttttttttttttttttttttttgcaaaattttaaactaGTGCAACAATATGAGGAGGAGCTGCACGAGCCAACGAAACGCTTAAAAggagtgtatttttttttcaagtggagaaaattttacatacGCTTCTCGTGattcctccccccttcgTCGCCTTGTTTTCACGAATGCGAAACGTTAACCAAACGACTCTGTGAGTGGATGGTAAAAGTTCCCACGTGCAATGTACATTTTGAGGCATCCATAACAAGGTATACTTGCTAAGCTGGACAATCACCTGAACGACGTGGGCACACGCTTCCATCCCCCCACATGACACATGACGAGAGGCAAGACACACCCGAATGCATACCGGCGGATGTGCTGCTCATTGGTACGCTTTCACTGCAGTGCAGCAGAATAGAGATCTCTACACAACGGGACGAAGCTATCCTACGCTCCAGCTGAAAGTGCCATCGCTTTGATTAGAGATACGACTTCAATTTGAGGCACTCCTTCCCCGTGCCCTGTCAAATGCGTATTCTCCGTTCGCTCGCTTCCCGCTCATTTACTACTAGCTTACCACTTGCCCACCCCTTTTATGGAAGCAAAACTCAACAAtgaggaacagaaaaaaagaaacaaaaataaaatcctgCTGTGCGGCCTGGTCTCAGGCATTGTTACCAAAACGTTATTTGCCCCTATCGACCGGATAAAGCTTTTTTACCAGATCCAGCCAATGTTTCACCACTACTCCAAGGAGAGAGACAAAGGTGATTCAAAGGgcaagaggaaaaaacgcaTCACGAGTAGGAGCTTGCTCCTAAGCCGTGTAGACCAATCGACAAGCATACAAACTGGAACGATAGAATCACCCCCAACACGAAAAAGATATGCGCACAACGAAAATGTGTACTTCcctaaattaaaaagtacaatAAATCAAATAATTcataattgtaaaaaaaaaaaaaaaaaaaaaaaaattatgaacactAGCGTAAAATACGCTCAACTGTGCAGGCACTATGATCACGCAAAGTATTCTTCCCCTCACcaagtttttaaaaagattttacacacaaataaaaataggacAAACATAAGTAACGTAAGTAATAAttacccccttttaaatATCAACACTAATGTGAAACAAGCCTTGAGAAGTAAAAGCATCTACTTCAGTAGGACAACACTCAGTGTCAGTGCTAGTCAGCCAGTCAAATATCAAAGCATTATTCAAAGCTTCCTATtcataataaaggaagaaggcaTATTAGGCCTGTGGAAGGGTAACCTAATCAACACCATTCGAGGTGGAATTGTCTACTCAGCAAAATTTGGAACAAACGATttgataaaagaaaaatataaaaaaaaaaaaaaagatgacaGTGTTGCAGTGGAGGTTTTCCCGAAAGGGTCACCCACCAAAAATCATTCACTGAACAATAACCAATTGATGCAAAAAAACTTTAATTATTACGAAAGTGTGATAGCGGGCTATACCTCAGGTATAATACAAAAGACGCTGTCATACCCTTTAGATTTACTAAGTATAAGAGTAGCCCtaggaataaatgaaaaatatttgcgGAATAACAGCTCCATGtttaatgagaaaaaatccATCCTTGGCATAATTCGTGAAATTAATACTAATGAAGGATTTGCAGGTTTTTTCAAAGGATATTTACCAACCCTATTAACAGGCGTACCTTATGTAACATTGcaaatgttattttttgatttttataaaaatatttttcaaaattattttccacaCAAATCAAATTCGCTAAGTTCTGTGGCCATCTACTCATCCATTGCCGGATCGCTCAGTAACCTCTCCTCGTTAATTATTGTCTTCCCAGGAGACACCGTTCGAAAGAGAATGATGAACAACGGAATAGACAACAGAAATTATATCTACAAAAATACCATTCActgtattaaaaatatttaccaCTGCGAAGGGGTCAGAAATTTCTACTACGGTTTGTTTCCCTCCATGCTCAAGTCCATCCCTTCGGGCGCCATACAGTTCATGTCCTACGAAATTTTGAAGCATATGATGTCGCAGGCGTGACCTTATGCATTGGCGCGACGTGCAGAAGTGGGGCACACTAGGCTTATCACAATAATGTCCAATCAACCCAATGTCCGTGGGAACGTCTGTCccataaaaattaattatcATACCTATAACTGTGTTACTGCCCAACTGCCCATCCTCCATGCCGATCATTTTTAAAACCGTGTCCTGTTTTCACATGCCCCCTAAGCAGCTTTTAatctttttcaattttcaaAGTgtccaaaaatatttttcatttattcccCCGCGTCTCCATCGTTTGTGCTTCGCTACACGTAAATTAGCGCCTCTTTCCTGGATGGcctaattttccttccccctcccctgTGTAGGACGCTTCCTTCATAGGCAGGTCACCCTCCTGCGTATTGTTTCGTTGCTTTGCCGTTACGATACAGCTTGCccgttttattttctcctttccctttcccacCCCCACTGCAATTTGTCACGGCTCCTCACACAATTTCCCATTCACAGCGCCCTTTTTaagttcctcatttttttctcgtaaCAATTAACAGTCATAAAAACTGTATGATTAAAttgcgccatttttttaaccctcGCGATAACCCGCGTTCCAGCGCAGTAgttaaaatggaacaaaatggaacggATAAAGTTCCCACAAAGAAATGATCCAATTTTGGATAACGAAACTTAATACATGTTGTAGGGTACACCCTTTCGCCTTCACACTTTCGGGCATTATTACCTATGCCATGCAAAATGGCGgtaagttcattttttcacgtcAGCgcagccttttttttatatgtatgcattaccattcacataaatatatatatattttgtgcaCCATTCTGGCTCTGCGCAAATTCTGGTCAGAAAAATAGCTGCTTGGCGCAatattgacaaaaaaaaaaaaattaatcgtCCCCTGAATacgctaattttttttatgtaaatgtGGGTAACGTGAAGGAAGCTAACTGAACAAATGAGGTTTAAAATTaacttaaaaatgttttatttGCCCAGGAAACATATAATAGTAATATCCTTTTGCCTCCCAAATCGACGTTGTTCTAGTTCGCAGTAAGGATTAATACTATTCCGTTAtatgcccccctttttattttacgtGTACGCGTGGGCATAAACATATaccatgtacatatattcacGGCTTTCACATGCACCTCGCCCTCTTCCGTTTTGGTAAAGGAACGCGCATCCACCATTCTGCATGTTTACCCTTTAATTAAACGGAACAACATTAGCGATCTTAGCCATACATTGACAAAGCTACGCTTTTCGTGTTAATGCATAATTTTACGTAGTTTGCTCCTGTTCTCCCTAGCacgaaaaaataacttcACTACGTAACTCCGCCGAACAATAATGCCAAACAGAAACATATATGAGCATACTAAAGAATGATGCGCCCAAGGATACAGAAACTCCCGCAAATATATTTATCTGCAGAATAGGCGTGCCTTTCCTACACCACGTACtaacatgtgcatatttcattttgcaaaataattattaagACACATTAgaactgaaaaaatggagaagtcCCTCGATTTAAGCAGCTTTAACAAAAGCGATAGGgagaaaattatgaagaagATAAACAAAGCGGAATATGAAGATACCATGAGCACATATAACTCCATTGTGGAAAGATGCTTCAACGAGTGTATCACATCATTCAGGTCCAAAGAACTCGATAGCAATGAAAACAACTGCATTTTAAATTGCGTTAAAAagttttccgttttttcacAAAGAATTGGCATGAAATTCACGCAAAATTTGAACAacgaaatgcaaaaaaaggcataaccAGCAGAGTTcgccaggaaaaaaaaactgcccATTATTTGCAGGCAACCTAGCGCAAATAAGCAAATAACAGGCACATTGAATACCCAGTTATAGGCATAACTGGTGAGACGAATTTCCAaaagttaattaaaaagttacAAATAAGTAAAAAGTGTGCAATTTGTTGAGTAGCTCACTACGCGCAAGAGACATAAGCAGCGCTGCTGTGCTCACCCGTAGTgatattttttaagaagTTCTGTTATGTCATGTTATATTATGTTCTGCCATGTTTCGGACGAGCtcctttgaattttttcataatccGATCAGGCAGTATATACTAACatgtttgttcttctttttcacatgaacagttcaggcaaaaattgcacttttgtttctttttggctgtttttgcctttttctaccttttttttttttttttttatgaactgttcaggcAGTTTTTACTCTTtgtttcgctttttttttttttagacaTTATTGCAAGCCGTAGCAGGTAGTTCTGCATGTCTACACTGTTTTATGGTACATTATCACGTGTTTGCATTACCACGTGCTTTCTTCAACACCATTTACCATCTCCATTTCCCATTTACCCCCTCAATGCAATCTGTTTGGTTTGTGCAGATAAATGCAGTCGTCCCTGCCCAACGATATTTCCCCTATATGAACCAAAAATTTGTGTAGCACATAATTactatttttaataaacaaaaatgttaaaatatattttgaaaaattaaaaatgaatgaaaagtAGCTCTTGGACAAAACGTAAAAGTAAATGTTCTGCATTTTATTCTCTTCCGTTTTGttttcataaaaataaattaaagaCCCCAACAGCTTCTCCATGTGCCTCTCCTTGTACATCACTTGATACAGGGGTTGGCACTCATTAAATTTGTCAATCATTTGGTAGACCTTATTCCCCCTATACTGCAGAAGATAAAAGGCGTAAAATATTCTCGAGTAGAGGATATAATTTATGTttctttctaaaaaaaagtCACAGAAACGGTCCAAAATTTCGGGAATATTCACCAGGTTGAAAGCATAGTACTCCAAAATGTATATcacattatttatataaatcttgttgctcatttttatgttgtaCAAATTGTTTGGATAataattgttcttttttatattttcataatCAATAAAGCTAAAGTTTACAAAATCactgtacatttttttattttcacgtTCACCTGCCTTTTCCTTTGCGTCCTTGTAAGTTTTACCTCCCTCTTCCATATGGACGCTCCTCAAATTAGTGAATTGATCTTCGTAATTCATCTGTTCAATGCTTTTATCGATGCTCTTCTCGATTTCGAAAAAGAGTTTCTCCACCTGCTTTCCAGAGGACGTACCATCGTCCGCATTGTAATTGAAGTGGTCCTCACGCGGGTTACTATCGGCACGTCCCTCACTGCTATCAACGAGGTTGCCCCCACTTCTATTAACGAGGGTGTCCTCACTGTTGCCCCCCCCCAGCACGTTCAACATAAACCCATTCAGCACGTCCACAAATTCGTTCTccttaagggaaaaattgtgCAGCGCCTTACACAGCAGTCCCACCTCATTGACACTAAAAAAACTGtgatatttataaaaaaattgcaacgaGTAGTAAATTAGACTCCCATGTTTGTGACTCGCTTTGCTAAAGGATAGCATGAGAAAACTCACCAGCAGGGGACTCAATTTGGTCGACTGTTTACCAACTTCCTCTGCGACTTTTTCCAGgaggaatttatttttatctatGTTTGCTATGGAAGAGGATATCAAGCATAAAGATTCAATCGGCATGCtcttcaatttcttcctcgttATCGCTTCCACGTTTTTTAAAGCATTCTTAATGGAGTACACCACATTGACGTTGTACGAATTCTGCTTTAGGGCATTCGTATGCTCCCTCAGTGTTTGCAGTTCGTCACTTTGGGTGAGAAAATTACtttccaaaatggacagCCTTCTTTGTATGGCTCCCGCTGTGTCCCCTAGCGCGTCGGAGACTGTGTTGGTGTGTACCCCTGTACAACCTTCACCTCCCATCGCTCCACCTGGCGCATTTGGATCCCACTGCTCATCATACCGCAAAGCAAAATTCCTTATCAAGCCGATgagttccttctcctttgcaAAGTAGTGATAATTCCTATGGCACCTCTTACCAACGTAagacaaaaaattgtaaaaaatggctagctgctTGGACTCAGAGCTGAGATTCACATGTTGGTTAAAATTATGAATTAATGAATTTATGAGGATGCtattatttatgttaaaatttttaaaaaaaacaaaaaggacagAAAGTTGAAAAGTGTCGAactcatttatattttttgataTACTATAAAGTAATATggtcaaataatttttggagataatttttttcttgttaaaGCATTGTATTAAgcaaattaatttttttaaatttaaaagatGGAAATTGTGAAATATTCTCTTCtcaattaggaaaaaaaaattatgatgaaaataattcaaatttgtgaaggaaaaatatatgtccACTAAATCATCACATGTAATTAAATGGATATTTTCCATCAGGACATCTttaaaatagcaaaataaaaaataatttttgcattttatcaCGGAAAATTGTTTTAACAATGTGATAATCTCCCCGTatcttaatttttctttatgcaGCAGCAAATTCGTCGAAACACTTTTCAACAATTCGATATTATCACTCTTGGactttatgtatacatttaaaaCTTTGATGAGATCACTTGTGTTGTACTGGTAGTAATCACTTATTGGGGAAGGGATGGCCGAGCATGTggatttttgtaaaattatatcatcttctcttccttccaatttTGTCTTTACATCGTCGCCATTTGTGCTTCTTATCACAGCATTGATGCTGGTGGCTAcacttcttctgcttttgcaAAGCACGaatggatttttttccttccttggaAATGTATACCTTTTTTTGCGTCCAAAATTGGTTAAAAAGGTAACCctacgcattttttttttttaaataatttttttttcattttgaaaagttttttttttttttttttttcctcatattttttttaactgacaaatgaaacattttctttttttatcacaaaAGTAACGAATTTGCATTATTTCCTATTTGCttcgtttttcttcataatttGTGTCATCCTCATTCcattccacttttttccgtttattcttttttttttttttttttttttttatacgtaTTCGCGAATGGCACTAACAAGTGTATACACCACCCGTAAAAAGGTTCCTTCCATTTATGTGTGACATAgtttcagaaaaaaatacatataagtATACATCCTCAAGTTGGTACGAAATTACGTTACACatgcatcctttttttttgcgtatttTACATACAGTTTTCTGCATTTGCCGCTTCTCATAGCGCATCCACAATATAACGCCCTGGGGtgaaagtgggaaaaaacgCTCTTTTCCACTCTTAATGAGGGATGTAGGACGTCCCTACAGATGTAATGCATGTCCCCTGTTGCAAATTAATAATTGTTCGTCTGATCTTTCCCGTCTCCCTGTGTGCGtgatttttctgtttatgaACCTCTCCCCTTTCGCGTGCACGTGCAAGTGGTACGCACAGGTATACGCGGCTGCGCGAGCGTTTGTCCCTCATTCGTTTGTTATTCGTGTCGGATCCTTTTGgaattcgtttttttgttcgaTCGCTTGTTTGGTCCGCTGTTTGCCCGATCGCGTGTGCCCCCGAGCTGCTGCGTCGTTTGTTACCTGCCCTCCTTTTTACCAACATGTAAAAACTTATGATGCACGTCACGTGTGAATATTTACCAACGCACACGTGCCTTCTATCAGTTACTACACTACACGTTCTGTACTTCCAGCACGTCCTAC contains these protein-coding regions:
- a CDS encoding Mitochondrial import inner membrane translocase, which codes for MEKSLDLSSFNKSDREKIMKKINKAEYEDTMSTYNSIVERCFNECITSFRSKELDSNENNCILNCVKKFSVFSQRIGMKFTQNLNNEMQKKA